A genomic window from Pocillopora verrucosa isolate sample1 chromosome 7, ASM3666991v2, whole genome shotgun sequence includes:
- the LOC131782221 gene encoding disheveled-associated activator of morphogenesis 2 — protein sequence MPRKRGVGCFGSRSNHPEIRYGIDHSKGMQTLQEFSQPMPEESELNAKFAEIVEELDLTAVHRKAMFELPPEKKWQLYLSKKKEQQELSSTSYPEYYIDQLKSLQSIYIFKSEEEIETRAKLVDGLKTALRTQPLRFVHRFIELKGLNCLLDFLENMDYATSQSKIHTAAIGCFKALMNSSHGRAHVLAHPSCINVIAQSMSTENVKTKIQVLEILGAVCLVPGGHKKALDAMTHFQRFNEERTRFQTLINDLDRTTGQYREEFNLKIAIMSFINAALKYGAGAEHLEFRIHLRFEFLMLGIEPVIEKLRTLENATLDRHFNFFDIVRLDDEKELSKRYGMPYIDLRSASCMFDVLRRKLCTTSAYPHLLSILHHLLLVTNDHGVARRLWQLIDRVVQQISVQEDDGSDPDVAPLDINVNYILDTLLHEDELRREELGEDVEGLKAKLQKKEREVDSKKEELEELKEAFDKMSVKLERESQEREEAMQQIREQEAKLNEAKAKIELEGQERLKLEEILKGVGGSIPDDAKISNLTSAAAAGKLSPMQGVCPPPPPPPPPGGPAAPPPPPPPPPGGAPPPPPPPGGFPGSPAPPPPPGGKSDGGFFGFSKQPNRKAPKPSQPLKSFNWAKLPDSKIKGTVWTDIDDAKVYAVMDFEDFDRMFSAYQRKEKDYKDSADSVSKPKEMSLIDSRRAQNCGILLSKLKMTDEEITKAILSVDANDELSKDMVEQLLKYVPTSDEKNLLNAHNKEIEQFARADRFLYDMSRIVHYEQRLKSLFYKKRFPERMGEVKPKVQAVLEASKELQRSKRLRILLEVVLAFGNYMNRGARGNAAGFKLGSLNRIMDTKSSSNSKITLLHYLIMVLERKYPEVLKLEEELAHVRTAAKVNLGELESESAAIKKELKEVEKELEFQQKKKERIHGDKFVEAVGSFVKVAQFSLSELDESWKDMKQKYAKAVSMFGEEPKQLQSDEFFGLFSAFLVSFAEAKHQNEEMKKRKEQEERKARAMAEQKERDRQRSAAKKVIHSNQAPEKNSKKMSTAGDNRGEFDDLISALRTGDVFGDELSKMKGRRRTAPPKQAWRVENGSERERASPKASPRIPRKN from the exons GAAGAGCTTGACCTCACTGCAGTTCACAGGAAGGCCATGTTTGAATTACCTCCGGAGAAAAAATGGCAGCTCTATTTGTCTAAAAAGAAG GAACAACAAGAATTAAGTTCCACCAGTTATCCAGAGTACTACATAGATCAGTTGAAGAGCCTCCAATCA atTTACATTTTTAAGAGTGAGGAGGAGATAGAGACACGAGCAAAACTCGTAGATGGACTTAAGACTGCACTTCGTACTCAGCCCTTGAG aTTTGTTCATAGGTTTATTGAATTAAAAGGTTTAAATTGTTTATTAGATTTCTTAGAAAATATGGACTATGCGACAAG tcaAAGTAAAATTCACACTGCAGCAATAGGATGTTTTAAAGCACTGATGAACAGCTCA CATGGAAGAGCACATGTGTTGGCACACCCATCATGTATAAATGTCATTGCTCAAAGTATGAGCACTGAAAATGTCAAAACTAAAATACAAG TGTTAGAAATCCTTGGCGCTGTCTGTTTGGTACCTGGTGGTCACAAGAAGGCACTGGATGCCATGACTCACTTTCAAAGGTTCAATGAGGAACGAACAAGATTCCAG acATTGATCAATGACCTAGATCGTACGACTGGGCAGTACAGAGAAGAGTTTAACTTGAAAATAGCCATTATGTCATTCATCAACGCAGCTCTGAAATATGGAGCAGGAGCG GAACATCTCGAATTTCGTATTCATCTTCGATTCGAGTTCCTTATGCTAGGAATTGAGCCAGTCATTGAGAAGCTGCGCACTTTGGAAAATGCAACTCTCGACAG gcattttaacttttttgacATAGTAAGGCTTGATGATGAAAAAGAACTTTCCAAGAGATATGGAATG CCTTACATTGATCTAAGAAGTGCGAGCTGTATGTTTGATGTTCTTAGAAGGAAATTGTGTACAACATCAGCTTATCCACATCTGTTGTCAATTCTTCATCATTTGCTCCTGGTTACGA ATGATCATGGTGTGGCTCGGAGACTTTGGCAGTTGATTGATAGAGTCGTTCAGCAAATCTCTGTCCAGGAAGATGACGGTAGTGACCCGGATGTGGCACCATTGGATATTAATGTGAATTACATTCTAGACAC ATTACTTCATGAAGACGAGCTACGTAGGGAGGAACTTGGAGAAGATG tGGAAGGTCTTAAAGCCAAACtccagaagaaagaaagagaagtgGATAGCAAAAAAGAAGAACTG GAAGAACTTAAGGAGGCATTTGATAAAATGTCTGTGAAACTCGAAAGAGAATCCCAGGAAAGAGAGGAAGCCATGCAACAGATCCGTGAACAAGAAGCCAAACTTAATGAGGCGAAAGCCAAG ATTGAACTTGAAGGACAAGAAAGACTCAAGCTCGAAGAAATCCTCAAAGGTGTTGGTGGATCAATACCAGACGACGCCAAGATCTCCAACCTCACCAGTGCAGCTGCTGCCGGCAAGCTATCACCAATGCAAGGTGTTTgtcccccaccccctcctcccccaccACCAGGAGGGCCTGCtgcaccaccaccaccacctccaCCCCCTCCGGGAGGAGCTCCCCCGCCACCTCCCCCACCTGGTGGTTTTCCAGGCAGTCCAGCCCCTCCCCCACCTCCCGGTGGCAAGTCCGATGGTGGGTTCTTCGGGTTTAGCAAGCAACCGAACAGGAAGGCACCAAAACCTTCTCAGCCACTCAAGTCCTTCAATTGGGCCAAATTACCGGAT TCTAAAATAAAAGGAACTGTGTGGACTGACATTGATGATGCGAAG GTGTATGCTGTCATGGATTTTGAGGATTTTGATAGAATGTTTTCTGCTTATCAAAGGAAAGAG AAAGACTACAAGGACAGTGCAGATAGTGTCTCAAAACCAAAAGAGATGTCACTTATTGACAGCAGACGCGCTCAG AACTGCGGCATTCTGCTCTCGAAGCTGAAGATGACGGATGAAGAAATAACTAAAGCAATTCTTTCAGTGGATGCGAATGACGAGCTGTCTAAAGATATGGTGGAACAG cttCTCAAGTACGTCCCAACATCAGACGAGAAGAATCTTCTCAATGCGCACAACAAAGAAATCGAGCAATTTGCTCGCGCAGATAGATTTTTATATGACATGTCAAG AATTGTCCACTACGAGCAGAGGTTAAAATCGTTGTTTTACAAAAAGAGATTTCCCGAGAGAATGGGCGAAGTTAAACCGAAGGTACAAG CTGTGTTGGAAGCATCCAAAGAACTTCAGAGAAGTAAAAGACTTAGAATATTACTGGAAGTTGTTCTAGCGTTTGGTAATTACATGAACAGAGGAGCAAGAGGAAATGCTGCTG gttttaAGCTGGGCAGTCTAAACAGAATAATGGACACCAAGTCAAGCTCTAATTCAAAAATAACTCTCCTTCATTACTTGATTATGGTTCTGGAAAGAAAG TATCCTGAGGTACTCAAGTTAGAAGAAGAACTAGCACACGTGAGGACAGCTGCAAAAGTCAA TTTGGGTGAGTTGGAGAGTGAATCAGCTGccataaaaaaagaactcaaagaGGTTGAGAAG GAGCTGGAATTTCAGCagaagaagaaggaacgaaTCCACGGCGACAAGTTTGTGGAGGCGGTTGGCTCTTTCGTGAAAGTTGCACAGTTCTCGCTCTCTGAATTGGACGAATCTTGGAAAGATATGAAGCAAAAG TACGCCAAGGCAGTGTCCATGTTTGGTGAGGAACCAAAACAGCTTCAGTCCGACGAATTTTTCGGTCTGTTTTCAGCATTCCTGGTTTCATTTGCg GAAGCAAAACATCAGAAtgaggaaatgaagaaaaggaaggaacaagaagaaagaaaagcgcGAGCAATGGCTGAg caaaaGGAAAGAGATCGGCAAAGATCAGCGGCTAAGAAAGTCATTCATAGTAACCAAGCACCTGAAAAGAATAGTAAAAAGATGAGCACAGCTGGAGATAATCGCGGCGAATTCGACGATTTAATCTCCGCCCTACGAACTGGAGATGTGTTTGGAGACGAACTCAGTAAAATGAAAGGTCGTAGACGAACAGCGCCTCCGAAGCAGGCTTGGCGCGTTGAAAACGGTTCCGAACGTGAACGAGCTTCTCCGAAAGCTTCACCGAGGATACCACGAAAGAATTAA